One window of the Ammospiza nelsoni isolate bAmmNel1 chromosome 2, bAmmNel1.pri, whole genome shotgun sequence genome contains the following:
- the CBY2 gene encoding protein chibby homolog 2 gives MAAFDQRNQSMQHTEPGTVCITPRVKPRGEMFVFIDGKWVNDIYCQPPFSSHQKLFSKKAQNEWSIWEENRALRQENQILWIKNRMLWEENKALQYLQSQNKSVQVIYTDAIQRSLKNKNKPFPLFQERSTGFQLSLGNKALQAVQEKNKIFEDLQQENKALPITWKGQKAITVHEESKDARSDLQKSIDTIAAVEKSNPGPVPQQECEGKRKSTTPTQNKTESAPSTPGEHEVLRVLQELCELLHTFLKMSHPPGEKQCCHNLYDVNRSFQEDYNKLKLQLKAMKNTVSDITAQMDMLEKEIIAITTPVYEEAGQKLATEHQLGDV, from the coding sequence ATGGCTGCCTTTGATCAGAGGAACCAGAGcatgcagcacacagagcctgggacaGTCTGCATCACGCCTCGGGTGAAGCCAAGGGGTGAGATGTTTGTCTTTATTGATGGGAAATGGGTGAATGACATCTACTGCCAGCCACCCTTTTCTTCACACCAGAAACTCTTTAGCAAGAAGGCACAGAATGAGTGGAGCATCTGGGAGGAGAACAGAGCACTCCGGCAGGAAAACCAAATCCTATGGATCAAAAACAGGATgctctgggaagaaaacaaggCCCTACAGTATCTTCAGTCACAGAACAAATCTGTCCAGGTAATTTACACTGATGCTATTCAGAgaagcctcaagaacaaaaataaaccttttcCACTCTTCCAAGAGAGGAGTACAGGCTTTCAGCTCAGCCTGGGCAATAAAGCTCTCCAGGCAGTccaggaaaagaataaaatatttgaagattTGCAGCAGGAGAATAAAGCACTCCCTATTACCTGGAAAGGCCAAAAAGCCATCACAGTCCATGAAGAGAGCAAAGATGCCCGCTCAGATCTTCAGAAGAGCATTGACACCATTGCAGCTGTGGAAAAGAGTAACCCTGGCCCAGTGCCCCAGCAGGAATGTGAAGGTAAAAGGAAAAGCACTACTCCAACTCAGAACAAGACTGAGTCTGCCCCAAGTACACCGGGAGAGCATGAAGTCCTCAGGGTTCTCCAGGAGTTATGTGAGCTCCTCCACACCTTCCTGAAAATGAGCCATCCCCCTGGGGAGAAACAGTGCTGTCACAATCTCTATGACGTGAACAGATCCTTCCAAGAAGATTACAATAagctgaagctgcagctgaaggctATGAAAAACACTGTGTCAGACATCACAGCTCAAATGGACATGCTGGAAAAGGAGATCATTGCCATCACTACCCCAGTGTATGAGGAAGCAGGACAGAAGCTGGCAACTGAGCATCAGCTTGGAGACGTGTGA